GGCATCGACCTTAACTTCTGATCAAGAGTATATAAGTGTTCTGCAGCTTGCATGTGTTGAGGGTAATCATTGAATTTCTCACGATTCTCCTCATTCATCTTACATGTCTCATCCACCAGCATTAACGTCCAATACAGCTTTGTTGTATGCAGCATCGCCAATAACGGTTTGAACACCTCTTTCTCATAAGCTTGAATCAATTCTTCAATTAACTCGTCACGTTGGTCTTCGCTTGCGATTGAACCCTCGGTTGCCGACAACACTTTTTGATACTTGAGGTTTTGTTGCAGCTTATCCATGATCGTTTGGTTATCTTTCGCTAGCTCAACAAGTTTTGACTTAATGATGTTCACCCAGTGAGCTTGGCTTAGTACGACATCGTTAACACTGGTAAAATCTTCTCGTATCTGTCGTTCCACATCTTTTTGAGCTTTCTTTAAAACGCCACGCACTTTTTGGAAAGGCAGCTGATATTCCTTACTTAGCTCGATAATCAGTTTATGAAAACCACCATTTGGCAGGTGTAAGTTCTCCTTGAACGTCGCCATTGCAGCTTCTTGCTGTTGTGTAAGGTTGGTCATTCTGTTTCCTATTCTTTATCACTTATGGTGCTGAGCCCGCGATCATACCATTGTTGGTCATAATCGTTAGATATCTTCATCCAGACACCTTGGTCTTGGATTCGTCAGCACTACCTTATTTCTGCTCATCTTACCGATAAATATCTTTGTCGTGTGGATAAAACACCCTAGTTGATGTCCCAAAGTGACATCACTACTATGCGAACCCAAAGGGTTGGTCACCTCAAGTTGAGCGCTGTGAAGAAAAAACAGCAACAAAAAATGAATAAGCCGCAGCCGTTCTTTGACATGACAAACCAAACTTCAAATCTCCGATGTAAGTGACACCGGTATGTTGTCGTTTATTTCAGTTTTAAATAGATCACTTTTTGAACATCGATTCGCACCAGTTTATGAGCCCTCTTTGAGCGCTTTTCTATATCTAAATAAACCTGTTGGAAAATTTGTCGTGAACGTATTAAGAAATATTTGCCCTGATCGATTAGGGAAAGAGCGTAACAAACGAGAGTATGATTTACGCGTGCTTAATTGTGTGAGTGAAAGCGAATATGAATCGCGAATGGCAGTATGGAATAGCCTAACTTTAGGTGCTAATTCATCTGCTTCGGAAACAAAAGCCTTTATTGATGAGGTTTTTAAAAAACTACAACGAGACCTCAAAGATACTGATCGTGAATTATCGATTAACGCCGCTGAGTTTATTGCAACAGCACATGAGGAAATCAATTATATCAAGGTTTTCGTAGCCGATAAAACGTCACAATATGGCTGGTACGCGACGATCGTTTTAATGATCATCGGTATTTTTGCATTGTGTATCTAACACAACCCGTCTATGTATAAACGGTAACAAAATCCACACGATTCTCGCGAGACGTTTCGGCTTTAAGCCAGGCGGCTCGCGTTTTTGTATCAACTCAGCGCTGGAGTCTGTCCGTTAGCAATCTAGATTCAGGGTTTGTTTAACTCACTTCTTATGTACGAACATAAGTGCTTACTCCTACCAATGACAATGACAAACTTAAATACAGCACTCACCAAAGAACAAAAAAGCAACACCTCCCCAACCAAAGCGTTACTTATCACACAAACCATTCACTTAATTCTGCCTGAAATACTATTTTATGAAATACTCAGCAGCGAAGGAATCAGGTCAATATAGGGATAGTTATGCGCCACCTTTCTATAGCACGCAAGATTAAGCTAGGTTATGCCATCTGCTTGCTCTTTTTCGTCATTTCCGGCGTTGTGAGTTACAAAGGCATCCAAACCTTGTCGCAAGGCTTTAGTCAATACAGTGAACTTAGCCATGAAACGACACTATCAGGTAACATCCAAGTGCACTTTCTTCAGATGCGTTTAGCCTCTGAACGTTATATAGACTCATTGGATAAGCAATATGAAACGAATTATCAAGCAAGTAAACTCGCCATTGATGATCTGTTGAACCAGCTTCTCCAAACCTCCACCAAAAATGATAGCTTATCGAGCCTACAGTTAGTGCAAGACAGTGTTGAAGCCTTCGATGCGGCTTATAGCTCTATGAAACAGAGTCAGTTACTCATCGACAAACTCGTGAACGTCGATATGGTCCAAAGAGAAACCAACGCACTCAAAGCCGCTCAGAGCTTATTGTATGAGTCTTACAACAACAATGACCCAAATGCGAGCTTGTACGCGGGCATGCTGATGGAGAATTTTCTCCTCGCCAAAATCACCGTGTTAAATTACTCAAATAACAACAATCTTAAAACTTATGAAGCCGGTAAAAATATCTTTGAATATGCATTACCAGGTATTGAGAGTGACATTGAGTCTCTTCAATCCTCCCCTTATCAAAGTGAACTGATTAAAGACTTTTCTAACCAACGCGAAGCGTATGAAAAAGGCTTTGAACTCGTTCATCAACAGATGATTGAGAACACCCAAAGAGAAGCAACCCTTGTCTCAATTGGCAACAGCTTAGCCATCGCGGTAGCGGATGCCCAGAGTATTCTTGAACAACAGAAACAAGCACTCACGCCAAAACTGCAAGCCAGCAAAAAACGCTCCATTCAAATCATCATCTTGCTGACTGGTGTGGCTTTGATCATTGGTATGACGAGTGCGGTTTTGGTGACTCGATCGATAACCAAAGGCATCGATCAGGTTAAACGGATCACTAACGAACTTTCTCAGGGTAACCTGAACGTTGAAGTGAACATCGAGAGTAAAAATGAGATTGGCGAATTGCTGACCAACATGGCCATCACCATTGAGTCTCTGCGAGATATCGTTGGGCAAGTAAACCACTCTAGTGTACGGATTGGCGAGATGTCAGAGTCGCTCAATCAAGTCACCAACACCAGCTCGACCAACGCAACACAATTGAACAATGAAATGAACAATATTTCATCCGCCGTTGATCAACTCGCGTCAAGCACCTCAGAAATTGCCACCAGTGCTAACCATGCATCTCAAGTGGCAAACCAAGCAACTGAGAATGTGGCAATGGGATTAAAAGAAGTAGACAAAACCCTGCACGAAATTGGCAGTGCCGATGAAAGCATGCAGGTCAGCAGTCAAAAAGTGACCAACCTACACAAAGAGTCAATAAACATTGGTGCCATTCTTGAAGTTATCAAAGGCGTTTCTGAACAGACCAACCTATTGGCATTGAACGCAGCCATAGAAGCCGCTCGTGCGGGTGAGCAGGGCCGTGGATTTGCCGTAGTAGCCGATGAAGTGAGAACTCTAGCGAAGCGCACCCAAGATTCTGCAAGCCAGATTGATGAACTGATCACCTCACTGCAACGTGGTGCTAAAGACGCATTAGA
The DNA window shown above is from Vibrio artabrorum and carries:
- a CDS encoding thiamine-phosphate diphosphorylase: MNVLRNICPDRLGKERNKREYDLRVLNCVSESEYESRMAVWNSLTLGANSSASETKAFIDEVFKKLQRDLKDTDRELSINAAEFIATAHEEINYIKVFVADKTSQYGWYATIVLMIIGIFALCI
- a CDS encoding methyl-accepting chemotaxis protein yields the protein MRHLSIARKIKLGYAICLLFFVISGVVSYKGIQTLSQGFSQYSELSHETTLSGNIQVHFLQMRLASERYIDSLDKQYETNYQASKLAIDDLLNQLLQTSTKNDSLSSLQLVQDSVEAFDAAYSSMKQSQLLIDKLVNVDMVQRETNALKAAQSLLYESYNNNDPNASLYAGMLMENFLLAKITVLNYSNNNNLKTYEAGKNIFEYALPGIESDIESLQSSPYQSELIKDFSNQREAYEKGFELVHQQMIENTQREATLVSIGNSLAIAVADAQSILEQQKQALTPKLQASKKRSIQIIILLTGVALIIGMTSAVLVTRSITKGIDQVKRITNELSQGNLNVEVNIESKNEIGELLTNMAITIESLRDIVGQVNHSSVRIGEMSESLNQVTNTSSTNATQLNNEMNNISSAVDQLASSTSEIATSANHASQVANQATENVAMGLKEVDKTLHEIGSADESMQVSSQKVTNLHKESINIGAILEVIKGVSEQTNLLALNAAIEAARAGEQGRGFAVVADEVRTLAKRTQDSASQIDELITSLQRGAKDALESIKASHSTVSDASTQAQQASQNLHVINQHIQDLNQANSQIAASVDEQDCLTKSLGENAQGANTIAQSNQESVSSISGAANDLTEVAHHLERQVNRFRT